Proteins from one Triticum aestivum cultivar Chinese Spring chromosome 7A, IWGSC CS RefSeq v2.1, whole genome shotgun sequence genomic window:
- the LOC123154381 gene encoding uncharacterized protein isoform X2: protein MGKKRDEDGETKDKKTRASWTTAQLDLLISVMKEYADAAKFRGQNGWTKEGWNSMVIRLNNQFPRANFIVSQLKFREQRLKKDYFIVKSIIEKSGLGFHSVTKMPTTIDEKRDELSKEQQEWRYKAFPYYDDLHAIYDGKTAEGKGCKRTTDVVEEKSSPATDLP from the exons ATGGGGAAGAAAAGGGACGAGGATGGAGAGACCAAAG ACAAAAAAACCAGAGCATCATGGACCACTGCTCAACTTGACCTACTCATTTCTGTGATGAAAGAGTATGCGGATGCTGCTAAATTTCGTGGTCAGAATGGATGGACAAAAGAAGGATGGAATTCCATGGTTATACGCTTGAATAACCAGTTTCCGAGAGCTAATTTTATTGTTTCTCAACTAAAATTTAGAGAGCAGCGGTTGAAGAAAGATTATTTTATTGTCAAATCTATTATAGAGAAGAGTGGCCTTGGTTTTCATTCTGTTACAAAAATGCCAACAACCATTGATGAAAAACGGGATGAACTGagcaaagaacaacaggagtggaGATACAAAGCTTTCCCTTACTACGATGATTTGCATGCAATTTATGATG GTAAAACAGCAGAGGGGAAGGGTTGTAAGAGGACAACTGATGTGGTTGAAGAGAAGTCGAGTCCGGCTACAGATTTACCATGA
- the LOC123154381 gene encoding uncharacterized protein isoform X1 has translation MGKKRDEDGETKADKKTRASWTTAQLDLLISVMKEYADAAKFRGQNGWTKEGWNSMVIRLNNQFPRANFIVSQLKFREQRLKKDYFIVKSIIEKSGLGFHSVTKMPTTIDEKRDELSKEQQEWRYKAFPYYDDLHAIYDGKTAEGKGCKRTTDVVEEKSSPATDLP, from the exons ATGGGGAAGAAAAGGGACGAGGATGGAGAGACCAAAG CAGACAAAAAAACCAGAGCATCATGGACCACTGCTCAACTTGACCTACTCATTTCTGTGATGAAAGAGTATGCGGATGCTGCTAAATTTCGTGGTCAGAATGGATGGACAAAAGAAGGATGGAATTCCATGGTTATACGCTTGAATAACCAGTTTCCGAGAGCTAATTTTATTGTTTCTCAACTAAAATTTAGAGAGCAGCGGTTGAAGAAAGATTATTTTATTGTCAAATCTATTATAGAGAAGAGTGGCCTTGGTTTTCATTCTGTTACAAAAATGCCAACAACCATTGATGAAAAACGGGATGAACTGagcaaagaacaacaggagtggaGATACAAAGCTTTCCCTTACTACGATGATTTGCATGCAATTTATGATG GTAAAACAGCAGAGGGGAAGGGTTGTAAGAGGACAACTGATGTGGTTGAAGAGAAGTCGAGTCCGGCTACAGATTTACCATGA